The following proteins are encoded in a genomic region of bacterium:
- a CDS encoding ubiquitin-like small modifier protein 1, with the protein MAQVYLPTPLRRLTNGRARVAAGGGTVAEALAGLEREFPGLREQLRDADGEVRGFINVFVNGTEIRHLQGAATPLRESDEISIVPAMAGG; encoded by the coding sequence ATGGCGCAGGTCTACTTGCCGACGCCGCTGCGCCGGCTGACGAACGGCCGGGCGCGGGTGGCCGCCGGCGGCGGGACGGTGGCGGAAGCGCTTGCGGGTCTGGAGCGCGAGTTCCCCGGGCTGCGCGAGCAGTTGCGGGACGCCGACGGCGAGGTGCGGGGCTTCATCAACGTGTTCGTAAACGGGACCGAAATCCGGCACCTCCAGGGTGCCGCGACGCCGTTGCGGGAGAGCGACGAGATCTCGATCGTTCCGGCGATGGCCGGCGGATAG